The Pyrus communis chromosome 8, drPyrComm1.1, whole genome shotgun sequence region CTATTGAGGAGCATCCTATGCATCTTCATGGGTACCATTTCTACGTGATTGGATCAGGATTTGGAAACTACAACCCCAGCACAGATCCAGCGAGATTCAACCTCTTTGACCCGCCACAGAGAAATACTATCGGAACACCTCCAGGGGGATGGGTAGCTATACGATTTAAGGCTGATAATCCAGGTAACATGCTAATCTCGTATCCTAAGCTTTCGTCTAACCTATATTTGTTCACTATTTTGATATCTTTCTACTTCTTGACCAAATTAGGTGTCTGGCTGATGCACTGTCACTTAGATTCACATCTCTTCCTGGGTTTGGCTATGGCTTTTCTAGTCGAGAACGGAATCGAACCATTACAATCTGTAATTCCCCCTCCACCAGATCTACCCCGATGCTAAATTACCAGCAGAAGATGGCACTCGCAGTTGGATTTCACTATTGAAATTGCAAGATTTGCTGTTATCTTGCATTCTTAGATTTATTATGTATTGGTTAGGTTGAATTTGTCAGTGAGTTCCCACTGTGATTTCTTTTCCCGTATGGAGTCAAGAGTTGGACAATGCTCCAACAAAGCAGTAAAGTTGTCATGTTATGATTTGATTCCGAATTCAAGGAAAGGAATATAAGATTTGAAACAGTTCAGATTGCGTATCTTATTCATTCCGGCTTTCAGATGATGAGTTGATAGCTCAAAATATGAAGGAAACACATCATGAGATCAACCTAGCTTCTATGTGGTGAGATGGTGCTAACTTCCCCAGAAGGTGCACCATGCAGTCTGCATAAAACCGTTCTAGAAATAAACTACGGCAACTCTTATGGTGAACAAGCTCCAGGAATGACGAGATATTAGTGTAAATGACGGTACAACTACTTCTCAGGGAGACTAGAACCAAAACAACAATATAAACAAGATTACAGTAACTACTAACAACACAGTAAATGATAGTTTATGGATTATCAACATGTGTCAGCATAAAGTTCACTAAAGTTACGTATGTTGGTTCAAACCACTCACCAATCAGGCAACAAACTTCAGACATCGAGTATCATTGTGTATATTCTGGCAACGACCCGAGCAGAAGCGCACCCCACACCTCACACATGTGTAGGTGGCAGCAGAACCACAAACAGTGCAGAAATGGCGACGGGAGGTGGAGCTTCGTGGTCCCACTGCTGCCTTCAAATAGGAAGGAACATAAGGAGGCAAGGAGTCGAGATTTGCCTGTTTCGATGAGAAAAATTATATAAGGAAAGACACGGTCCTAAAAGAATACATGCAGAAAAATCCCTGTTACCTCATGTACAAGCTCCAGGAATGTTCTTGGGGCCTTCTTGGCCTCGAGAGCTTTTGCCTGCCGGGTTTTACGCTTGGTGCCCTTAGACTGCTTCTTTGTTATAAACACTGCAGCAGCAGTTCAAAttgttatttcttttccttCATACCATGCCTAAACAAGAATTCTTGAACAGCGAACAACCAGAGCTATTTCTCGCTACATCAAAAAATTTCCATTAATGAAAGATGTAAATCcattggaaaataaaatatacgCATGTTGGATGATAATTGCAGAAGGAATTTCCCAAACGTTTAGTTATTactttaaccaaattcgactgGAACGGAAAAACAATATCCCTCTAAGACTTAGACTACCTAAGCTACAATTGCCTTCGATAGACAACTTACTGAAATAACTTCAAGTgatgagagagagggaaagagaggttGATCAGAATCTCTTCCGTTCTTACATACCGTTTGATGGCCATACTTAAACACCATAGCTAATAACTTAACGAGCATTTCCCAACCAGAAAGGCTTAAAATGCATATATTGACATCACAATGCACTTCGGTTTCAGATGCAAAATCATTCAACAGAATCTAAATCCCACTGTCTAATACAAGGTAATAACTTGTTTATGAAAACAAAtacgaaaataaaaaaccaacaaGAACAGGGTGGTTAAAGAGAAGTTCCATGAAAAATTACCATCATCATCGTCAAGAGAAGCTTCATCATCGTCGTTAACTTCTACCCTCTCCAAACCAGCATTATCATTTTCCAAAGCTTCAAGCCGAGCAAGGGCAGCCTAAAACACCAACCAGCATAACCCTCAACTCTAATATACTTATACAAattcacagaaaaaaaaaaaaaaaaaaaacaccgaaacatataaatacatttgtGTTTGTATATACCTGCGTGCGGTTGTCACTGCTCTGCAGGGCAGCAGTCATTTTCGAAGCAACCCTTCGAGTTCGACTCGACATTCGGCGCAATGGGTTGGACCCATCGTCGTCCATTGCTGCAGGAAGAAGTTGAAAGGTCTCCTTTTCGAAAATTCGAGTGATGGAAAATCGATAGCAATGGCTTTCGATCAAGAAAGCATGATTGGAATGAGTAAAACCTTTCTGGGTCGGATTAATCTGGTGCTCACTGTGAGTGGCTCAGCTAAAGTCGTCGACTTTTATGACATTAAGATTTGGGTAGTCGCTGACTTCGCAAAACATATCGAATATACAGAAAGAAAATTGTATCACCGAAGCTgtatcgagagagagagaggcgttACTGCACAACAATGGAGGACATTGCAGAGAGTGGAGGTCCTGGAGGACTGGGGGGTGGAAGAAAGTGAGAGATTTGGGCTTAGGACTCCAATCGAAAGTAGTTTCTTTGTTATGATTGGTAACTGGACCTTGGAATTGGTAAACATATGCCCAATATTAGCAAATCCAGACAATTTGTATAATTATTCACCCAAAGATTTGATCAGCACATTCAGAATCTAAATTTATTATTGCTGTTATTTGTTTGACACGTACAAGGTTGTAGCTTAAGAGGTGCGGTATTTGAGTATACTTTCTCCCATTATCGCTTGAATAAATACATGATGACTTCCATCATAATGTTCATGGTTTCATTGGATGTATCTTTAATTGCAGTAAGAATTAGTTATCGATACTCTTAAAAAACTAATGATTCATATTATTGGGATCTGGCGCGAAGAACAAAGTGTCGGCTGTCGACTACCTAATGCACTCCCGTTTTTCTTTATTGAGCGTATTGTGAGATTGTTGtatgccactaaagctcaaggAAAAATTTTATAAGACGATAATAAGGCCAGCAATGCTTTATGACATGAAATCTTAGGTGGTCAAAAAGCAACATATGCAGAAAATTAGTGTAGCGAAGATGAGAATGCTTTGTTGGAAGTGTGGGCACATGAGAAATAATAGGATTAAGGATGAGGATATCTCAGGTAAATTTGGAGTGCccgcaattgaagataagataaaagaaaattggttaAGGTGGTTTGAACATGTGAACCAAAGACCTATAGATGATTCATAAGATACGACTACGAGATAGAGCCTTAGAGGGCAAAATGGGTAAAGAAAGACCTATGAAAACTTGGTAAGAGACTATAAGAAAGATATGGAGTATTGGAGCTAAAAGAAGACTTGATGCAAAACCAAGAGTAGATTATTCAGTTATAAGAAAGATATGGGTAAATAAaacttggttgttgttgttgttgtttactCTAATAAACTAATGATACAATCATTATAGTGTAGTTCTTCCCTTATGTTTTCATAAGAAATGAGTGTCATATATGACTTATCGAGTGCTAAGAAGAGTTTCTTTGTAGGGAAGAGGATTAACTTTGTGGGAGAGTTGCTAATAAGCGCGTATGTTTTGAGTTGAAGTAGAATTACCGTCTGTATGAAATGAGTACATGATATGAAGTATCTATACATGTAATTAACATATGATACATCAAAAAGTATACATTCAAATGAGTACTAATTTTATTCCCTCACCTAAACTCAATTCTACCTTAGCTGGTCCCTATTTCTCTTTCAAATGCAATTTTTCAAAGCCTGAACCTAGCTAATAATGAATACACATCTGGCTTATGAAATATCAAACCCTAGTTACCAACACCATGAAATTAACAAATCCTTCACCTTCTGGGTAGGGCTAGGGTTACATGCAAACCTTCCACTTGTACTATCTGACCCTTGCCCTCTCAAAGTCTGCTGCTGTACCACTAACACAGAAGCAGTACAACAAAAATCAAGAGAGGAAATATAGTCCCCAATTATTCCCAACTCACCATTCTCACTCCAACATGATAGCCCGGATAAAAGCACAGGATTGATCCCTTGTTTCCTCCCCACAATCCAAAGGTcataattattttcattatcatCATTCATTGATTGAATGGCTGAGATTGTCTCTTCCCCATTCCTCACCACCACCTCTTTATAATTCACCCTCTCATTCCTCTCATTCttcatccaaaaccatgtcaCAACCCCATCATCCAACTTCTTCTCCATCTCATCATCACCTTCAGAATTGGGTGAAAGAAACCGAATCACAGTCAGTGACACATTGAATTTTCCAGCCATCCTATCTGCATAACACAATGCCTCCCTAGAATCTGCTCCGCCCAAAAATAGCACGGCAAAATGTAGCTCGGTGTTCCTTAATGCCAGTTGGTTGACATGACCCTTGTCAACCAGAACTCCAACTGAGCAAGGTGCATGGGCTAACACATTTGAATTGACGGATCTAACCCCATGCCTCACAATTTCTGTTAATTGTCCTCCAAGAGTATCCAAACACTCTTTATGAAAAGGCAAAATTATAAGTGTGGCCTTTTTCACAAGAGCTAGGTCACAAATGTCTTGATACATTGTTTTGTTTGGCACTATAGCTGTGAAGGGATGGAGCCTAACACACTCACCTTTGGTTTCTTGGTATTGCTTTAAGACATTGTGAATTGTGTGACAAACTGCATATTTTGAATTTTGCTCTTCCTGCTTTTCATGGTCCATAAGCACAGGACAAGCCCGGCCAACAAGGTCGACGAGATGGAGAGAAAAGATTACGAACGGGGTGCTTAGAGTTGGATTGGAGATTTCAAGAAGGTTTATGAGGGCAGCTATGCTATCTTCATCATATATACATAGGACTATGCGAAGTTCTGCTTCCTCCAGAGGAGTGTGCTGGATGGTTCTCCTTTTATGGACCATGTATGGCCTTGTTGGGTCATAGAGGATGCTGATCAAGGGCGTGGCTATTGCAGTCATTGTAGTGATGGATATCACCATCATTGTAAACCCTGGAATCGCCATTATCTGTGCATGTATACACACAGAACAGCGAGCAAGTGAATTCGGATGAGTAGGATTATGTTTCATTTATGATTTTCtaggaaaagtaaaaatgataaACCCTAAGTTCAAAAGTAATGTAGTTTGGATATAAGCTCAATTCGGTGTAGATAAATAGTTAAGGCTCTTCATATATAAGTTCATCAAAACTCGATCATAGTTGAAAAACACCAAACTGATGTGTAAGATGTTGCTTTCTCTAGTTTGATTCTTTTGTGCTTCTCACTAACATTATAGTACTATTTAGGTGTAAAATGTCTTGgcaacaaatataattaagaaCTTTTTTATGCAAGTAGTGGAAGATTTCagtcatatttttttatcatctAATCTAGCAGTTAATTTGTTGATTAACAATGTCATGTAATCCAAGAAGTACAAATTAACTGCCAATTTACACGATCTTATGCTTTCTGTAAGTCCATTTAACATTTCTTTCATGTGTATGCCAATAACGTACGTTTACCTTTTTGTCCATCCAGTGGAGTAAAACCACTATCTCCACTTGACCTTTTAGGATCATCATGAAGCTGAGCGTAACACCATCTCTGAGTGGCAACTCAAAGAAGGCAGAAGTGATTAGTGTTCCAAGCAACTTGGCCACATAGGCAGTCGCAATGATGGCAAACAAGGGACTCAAGCTTGACCAACCAACAGAGCTCATGGCATTCACATCCACAGAAAGCCCAACCATTGCAAAAGAAAATGGCATCAAAACATCCACTATAACCATCTCACTCCTCTCTACAATTGTTGATCCAAGCGGAGGGCCATCCGGGATCGCGAAACCCAACCAGAACGCACCGTTTACAATCGTGATCCCAGAGATGTCACCCAAACATCCCATCACTAAAACCCCCAACAAAATCGACACCACATATGCTTGGTCCACTGGTTGCCCCTCTGGGGTGGTCTCAGCAACTCTCAACAAACTCCTTCTAATCACAAACACAATGAAGGCCACAAAAACAACCACAGAAATCAAGTACCATAACACAGCCAGGTGGTTGCCCTCACCTTGCTTAGCTGCCTCAAATAAAACTATTATACACCCTCCAATCGCATCGCTGATCACCGATATCGACAATGCCAGACGTCCGATCTCAGAGCTCAGAAGGTTGAGCTCTTTGAGGATGGCGTGGATGACAGGAAACAACGGTAGGGCCAAGCCGGAGGAAATGAATCCAAGTGAAGAAATTCTAGCTAGTTCTTTGTCCATGGACTTGCGCAAACTGAATGCAACAATTGATATAACTATGAAGGGGAGGAGCACTCCAGCAAATGCCATGTACAATTGTTTCTTATTTGTCCTTTTCACTAGTGAAAGGTCCATTTTCACTCCGgacaagaaaaaataataagtgAATCCAATTAATCCAATATTTCTCActatgaattttgaattttttggaaACATAACTGAAGTAAATTTCTCGCTGCGGCCTAAAATTGACGGTCCAATGAATATACCACCCTAAACAAAGTAATCAAGTCAATTGTAATACCAAAATGATGAATTTCATACAACCTGGTAAAGAATTTATGAACTTTATAATGATGTAAATATATATAGGGTAATATTagggaaactaaattttgtaacttAAGTGttaataaacgtgctcatttcctattggtgacacatcatttagtttggaaattttgtttacaaattttaatttccctagcattacttgtaaaatatatatacttagggagaccaaatttttaaaccaaaatttGTAAACGAAATGATGTGAAtgttaatgattggattattacttaagtgttgattaac contains the following coding sequences:
- the LOC137741457 gene encoding cation/H(+) antiporter 24-like; this translates as MVRKFPLYLPPTPWDGGSNRFQASVKAQAGNVSIDFNNVYPSIIISCGKTRQAGFYSLLYGENPLKSSFTLLLLEFALIIVLTRILRVLLKPLKQPRMVSEVIGGIFIGPSILGRSEKFTSVMFPKNSKFIVRNIGLIGFTYYFFLSGVKMDLSLVKRTNKKQLYMAFAGVLLPFIVISIVAFSLRKSMDKELARISSLGFISSGLALPLFPVIHAILKELNLLSSEIGRLALSISVISDAIGGCIIVLFEAAKQGEGNHLAVLWYLISVVVFVAFIVFVIRRSLLRVAETTPEGQPVDQAYVVSILLGVLVMGCLGDISGITIVNGAFWLGFAIPDGPPLGSTIVERSEMVIVDVLMPFSFAMVGLSVDVNAMSSVGWSSLSPLFAIIATAYVAKLLGTLITSAFFELPLRDGVTLSFMMILKGQVEIVVLLHWMDKKIMAIPGFTMMVISITTMTAIATPLISILYDPTRPYMVHKRRTIQHTPLEEAELRIVLCIYDEDSIAALINLLEISNPTLSTPFVIFSLHLVDLVGRACPVLMDHEKQEEQNSKYAVCHTIHNVLKQYQETKGECVRLHPFTAIVPNKTMYQDICDLALVKKATLIILPFHKECLDTLGGQLTEIVRHGVRSVNSNVLAHAPCSVGVLVDKGHVNQLALRNTELHFAVLFLGGADSREALCYADRMAGKFNVSLTVIRFLSPNSEGDDEMEKKLDDGVVTWFWMKNERNERVNYKEVVVRNGEETISAIQSMNDDNENNYDLWIVGRKQGINPVLLSGLSCWSENGELGIIGDYISSLDFCCTASVLVVQQQTLRGQGSDSTSGRFACNPSPTQKVKDLLISWCW
- the LOC137742264 gene encoding SWR1 complex subunit 6-like isoform X2, with product MDDDGSNPLRRMSSRTRRVASKMTAALQSSDNRTQAALARLEALENDNAGLERVEVNDDDEASLDDDDVFITKKQSKGTKRKTRQAKALEAKKAPRTFLELVHEAAVGPRSSTSRRHFCTVCGSAATYTCVRCGVRFCSGRCQNIHNDTRCLKFVA
- the LOC137742264 gene encoding SWR1 complex subunit 6-like isoform X1, which gives rise to MDDDGSNPLRRMSSRTRRVASKMTAALQSSDNRTQAALARLEALENDNAGLERVEVNDDDEASLDDDDVFITKKQSKGTKRKTRQAKALEAKKAPRTFLELVHEANLDSLPPYVPSYLKAAVGPRSSTSRRHFCTVCGSAATYTCVRCGVRFCSGRCQNIHNDTRCLKFVA